The Zestosphaera sp. genome includes a window with the following:
- a CDS encoding DNA-directed DNA polymerase I yields MLLTTKSLGLGVARGRRNYVNGGAKAGGSRRLTEFIKRESTEGSGSGTEVLPSSGRSGGAETSGPPLRRPSFSVSVGGVEFDVFLDSMRNSPYSSSISSLEFSDEVPESYFLGSYYSGELRKAYLKFYDDVSGRTYIWVDKTGHMPYFLTDTPPEELGQKIIKDKSFERVEVVRKHDLLRVKDVTLTKVVAKDPLAIPRMRTLVASAWEANIKYHDCYVFDNGLIPGMRYTANGRGVSMIQPKLGDDVMSLYKNVVKGEEELLELALRMAPLFEERPPRMRRLAVDIEVYTPTRLRVPDPSEAHYPIISIALAGSDGLRRVLVVYREGLNIESVDRLRNLNTEVEIFDSERGLVLEVFRTMNSYPLIITFNGDNFDLPYLHNRAVALGIDPLYIPIEDVRDFVGIRHGFHIDLYKFFSIEAIQNYAFSQAYKEKTLDAIAQALLGETKVVIEVSVSDLTMDRLVEYNMKDAELSLNLTTFNNELVWKLIVLIMRLAKMSLEDVTRHKVSAWVKNLMYWEHRRSNYLIPEREELKRLKGEVKTAAKIGGKRYAGAIVIDPVPGVYFNVVVLDFASLYPSIIKVWNLSYETIDPPSGWCEDGELINVTDEKGEILHRVCVSRKGITSALVGLLRDFRVGVYKKLAKQAKVEELKNWYDVVQKALKVYVNASYGVFGHESFPFYTPSLAESVTALGRYVITRTLSKAGELGLKVLYGDTDSLFVWSPEPKALNTLIEWVEDELSLEIEQDKTYKYVAFALKKNYIGVLEGGRVDVKGLVGKKKNVPKILQDSFIRILELISRVEGTADSLEGVKDEIRREVRELYLRLRNKDFTLDDVVFKTTLSKDVESYVKTTPIHVKAALQLKRHGVPVESGVTVLYVKVRGSSGVKPVQLAKVEDVDTAEYLRTAKSMFQQLLMPFSISWEEVAGGVGLTHFTSGNNSTLIH; encoded by the coding sequence GTGTTACTCACAACTAAATCTTTAGGGTTGGGTGTGGCTAGAGGTAGAAGGAATTACGTGAACGGCGGGGCTAAGGCAGGTGGCTCTAGGAGACTTACTGAATTCATTAAACGTGAATCTACTGAGGGCTCGGGATCCGGGACTGAAGTCCTTCCTTCTTCAGGCCGTTCCGGAGGGGCTGAGACCTCTGGCCCGCCATTGAGGAGACCTAGTTTCAGCGTTTCTGTTGGCGGCGTCGAGTTTGACGTTTTCCTTGACTCGATGAGGAACTCACCTTATTCCTCTTCTATCAGCAGTCTTGAGTTCTCCGATGAGGTTCCTGAGTCGTACTTCCTCGGCTCATATTACAGCGGCGAGCTGAGGAAGGCTTACCTCAAGTTCTACGACGATGTTAGTGGCAGAACGTACATCTGGGTCGATAAGACAGGTCACATGCCTTACTTCCTGACGGATACCCCCCCTGAGGAGCTTGGCCAGAAGATAATTAAGGATAAGTCTTTCGAGAGGGTCGAGGTCGTCAGGAAACATGACCTGCTGAGGGTCAAGGACGTCACGCTCACTAAGGTCGTTGCTAAGGACCCTCTCGCGATACCGCGGATGCGCACCCTCGTCGCAAGCGCCTGGGAGGCGAACATAAAGTATCACGACTGCTACGTCTTCGACAACGGGTTAATACCTGGCATGAGGTACACAGCCAACGGGAGGGGGGTAAGCATGATCCAGCCCAAGCTCGGCGATGACGTGATGAGCCTGTACAAGAATGTGGTCAAAGGCGAGGAGGAATTGCTGGAGCTAGCCCTCAGGATGGCCCCCCTCTTTGAGGAGAGACCACCGAGGATGAGGAGGCTGGCCGTCGATATAGAGGTCTACACGCCGACGAGATTAAGGGTCCCAGACCCCTCCGAGGCCCACTACCCGATCATAAGCATCGCCCTGGCTGGAAGCGACGGTCTCAGGAGGGTTTTGGTTGTCTACAGGGAGGGACTCAACATCGAGAGCGTTGACAGATTAAGAAATCTCAACACGGAGGTCGAGATCTTCGACAGTGAGAGGGGGTTGGTGCTGGAGGTCTTCAGGACGATGAACAGCTACCCCCTCATTATAACCTTCAACGGCGATAACTTCGACCTACCCTACCTTCACAACAGGGCTGTGGCGCTCGGCATAGACCCGCTCTACATACCGATAGAGGACGTTAGGGATTTTGTGGGCATCAGACATGGGTTCCACATAGACCTCTACAAGTTCTTCAGCATTGAGGCGATCCAGAACTACGCATTCAGTCAAGCATATAAAGAGAAAACCCTCGACGCAATAGCTCAGGCATTACTTGGCGAGACTAAGGTGGTGATAGAGGTGAGCGTGAGTGACCTAACGATGGACAGACTCGTTGAGTATAACATGAAGGACGCAGAGCTCTCGCTTAACCTAACCACATTCAACAACGAACTCGTCTGGAAGCTGATAGTGTTGATAATGCGTCTAGCTAAGATGTCGCTGGAGGACGTCACCAGGCATAAGGTCTCCGCATGGGTTAAGAACCTCATGTACTGGGAACATCGGAGGAGCAACTACTTAATACCTGAGAGGGAGGAGCTTAAGAGACTTAAGGGGGAGGTCAAGACCGCGGCCAAGATAGGAGGTAAGAGGTACGCAGGAGCGATAGTCATCGACCCGGTTCCGGGCGTCTACTTCAACGTGGTTGTGCTGGACTTCGCCTCCCTATACCCGAGCATCATCAAAGTGTGGAACCTCAGTTACGAGACTATAGATCCTCCGAGCGGGTGGTGTGAGGACGGCGAATTAATTAACGTGACGGACGAGAAGGGGGAGATCCTGCACAGGGTGTGTGTGTCTAGGAAGGGCATAACGTCGGCGCTCGTAGGGCTTCTGAGGGACTTCAGGGTCGGGGTTTACAAGAAGCTCGCTAAGCAGGCTAAGGTGGAGGAGCTGAAGAATTGGTATGATGTGGTTCAGAAGGCTCTTAAGGTATATGTCAACGCGAGCTATGGGGTTTTCGGCCACGAGTCATTCCCATTCTACACGCCCTCACTAGCCGAGTCCGTCACGGCCCTCGGCAGATACGTGATAACCAGAACTCTCTCCAAAGCCGGAGAACTCGGCCTTAAGGTACTTTACGGGGACACCGATTCGCTCTTTGTGTGGAGTCCTGAACCTAAGGCTTTAAACACCCTCATTGAATGGGTGGAGGATGAGCTCTCTCTTGAGATAGAGCAGGATAAGACGTACAAGTACGTGGCGTTCGCCCTCAAGAAGAACTATATAGGGGTTCTTGAAGGAGGCAGGGTGGACGTTAAGGGGTTGGTCGGGAAGAAGAAGAACGTGCCTAAGATACTTCAGGACTCCTTCATAAGGATCCTAGAACTCATCAGCAGGGTTGAGGGCACTGCAGACTCTCTTGAGGGTGTGAAGGATGAAATCAGGCGCGAGGTCAGGGAGTTGTACCTCAGGCTGCGGAATAAGGACTTCACGCTGGACGACGTCGTCTTCAAGACTACGTTGAGTAAGGACGTAGAGTCCTACGTTAAGACCACGCCTATCCACGTTAAGGCGGCGCTCCAGCTCAAGAGGCACGGCGTGCCTGTCGAGAGCGGTGTGACCGTGCTCTACGTGAAGGTCAGAGGGTCGAGCGGTGTTAAGCCCGTCCAACTGGCTAAAGTGGAGGACGTGGATACTGCGGAGTACTTGAGAACTGCTAAGTCCATGTTCCAGCAACTGCTAATGCCCTTCAGCATATCGTGGGAGGAGGTTGCGGGGGGTGTTGGGCTCACGCACTTCACTTCAGGAAATAACTCCACCCTCATTCATTAA